From Sporolactobacillus pectinivorans:
ACAGCTTCCTGGCTTTCAATCTTCGGAAAAATATAAACGTCATTAGCGCCGTGTTCCTTGCACAATTTACGGATGGCAAGAACGTCGGATGCGTGGCGGACAAAAGAAGCGGCAATAAAGTCAATGCCCTCGCCAATTCCGAACACAATGTCATCTGCATCCCTGTCTGTCATGCCGGGAAGATTAATGCTGACGTTAGGAACGATAATGCCCTTTTTGCTCTTCAGAACACCGGTATTCATAATCTTATTATGAATCAGGCCTTTTTCCTTATCAATGCCTGTTACAACAAGTTCAACCAGACCGTCATCAATCAGGATTCTCGATCCGACGCTTACATCGTTGATTAATTCAGCATAAGTAATGGAGAATTTTTCTGCTGTTCCAGCAACTTCGGTTGTCGAAATGTCAACAGATTTTCCTTCTTCCAGCAGCACTTCCGGAGTTGCCATGTCATGTGTGCGGATTTCAGGTCCCTTTGTATCAAGCAGTATACCAATTGTCTTGCCGGTTATCTCCATTGCTTTCCGCAAATTGACAACCTTCTGATGATGCTCTTCATGATCTCCATGGGAAAAGTTGAAACGTGCAACATTCATTCCTGCATTGATTAGCTGAACCAAACGTTCAACCGTATCACTTGCAGGTCCCAGCGTGCAGACAATCTTGGTTTTTCTCATCATAATACCCCCAGCTTTTTTTGTAGAGATTGTTCAAAATATCACAAGAAACAGCAACCGAAAAAACCGGCAATCTCATTTTATCTGAACTTTCTCTTATATGGATAATTCTTTTGCCAACTGATAGAGACTTTCATCAAATTGATGCTTCTTGGTTAAGAGGTCAAGAATGTCATGAGCAACAATTTTATTATTTTGAATAGCAATCATCTTGCCCTTTTCACCGCTCAGAAGCAGCTCAACAGCCTTGCTGCCCATACGGCTTGCCAGTACGCGGTCAAAAGCGGTAGGTGACCCGCCTCTCTGGACGTGCCCGAGCACAGTCACACGGGTATCCATATTGGCCTTGGATTTGATTTCCTTGGCAATTTCATAGGCGCTGCCGACACCTTCGGCAACAACAATAATGTTATGCTTCTTGCCGCGCTCAATGCCGCGGTTCAGACGTTCAACAATCGTGTTAATGTCTTCCTTTTTCTCAGGGATCATGATTGTTTCCGCACCGTCAGCCAGACCAGCCCATAAAGCAAGATCGCCGCATCCACGGCCCATGACTTCAATAATGAACCGACGTTCGTGGGAAGTTGCTGTATCCCTGATTTTGTCGATCGCATCAATGATTGTGTTCAGCGCAGTGTCAAAGCCAAGTGTGAAATCTGTCTCCGGAATATCGTTATCGATAGTTCCAGGGATGCCGATTGTCGGGAAGCCTAGCTGAGTCAGCTTGACACCGCCCATGAAGGAACCATCGCCACCAATAACGACAAGCCCTTCAATGCCAAATTTTTTCAGCTGTTCAATTGCAATGGCACGGCCTTCCTCAGTCTTAAATTCTTCACAACGCGCAGTATAAAGAATTGTTCCCCCGCGCTGTACGATGTCCCCGACATCGGCTACTCCAAGTTTCTTGATATTGCCGGTAATCAGCCCTTTGTACCCGTGATAAACGCCATAAACTTCGACACCGCGATAAATGCCCGCCCGAACAACGGCACGAATCGCCGCGTTCATTCCAGGAGCATCACCGCCGCTCGTCAGAACGCCAATCTTCTTAATCACAACTGTCACCTCATTTTTTTCCCATTTACTGTTTTATTGATAAATATGAAAATGCTGAATGATTTGCCGCATGACCTTGAATGGTGTCGAAATCGCCGATTGCCCGGTACTTTGCCAAGCGCTGTTCCCGTATCTGTTCCCCCGTCATCCCGTCAAGTTCCGACAGGGTTTCACACAAAGCTTCATCGATAAACTCCGACTGTCTTTTCGGGTCATGATGTGCACCACCCAAAACCTCCGGGATTAGTTTATCAATAATGCCGAGTTTTTTCAAATCCGATCCGGTAATTTTCATCGATTCGGCAGCTTTCTCAGCCTGTCCCGCATCTTTCCACAGAAGCGCTGCGGCGCCTTCCGGGGAAATCACCGAATACCATGAATTTTCGAGCATCAGCATCTTATTTCCGACACCAATTGCCAGGGCGCCGCCGCTTGCGCCCTCGCCAATGACTACGCTGATGACGGGAACAGTGAGCCATGACATTTCAAACAGGTTTCTTGCGATTGCCTCACTCTGTCCGCGTTCCTCTGCAGCTTTGCCGGGAAAAGCACCTTTTGTGTCAATAAATGTTACGATCGGCCGATGGAACTTTTCTGCCTGTTTCATCAGCCGCAGAGCCTTGCGGTAGCCTTCGGGATGCGGCATGCCAAAATTTCTTTTTAGATTTTCTTTTGTATCCCGTCCGCGTTGCTCGCCGATCACCGTTACAGGATGGCTGTGAAATTTCGCGATGCCGGCAACAATTGCGGCATCATCGCCGTAAAGCCGATCACCATGGCATTCAACAAAATCATTAAAAAGCAGTGGAATATAATCAAGGGTAGTCGGACGCTGCAGGTCTCTTGCGATCTGTACACGCTCCCATGGCGTCATATTGCTGTAGGTCTCTTTTTCGAGTTCCGCCAGGCGATCCTGCAGATGATTCAGTTCATCCGAAAGATCGATGTTTTTTTCATCCATGAACTGTTTCAGTTCTGTGATTTTATCCTTCAGTTCATTGATGGGCTTTTCAAACTCTAATTCCGGTCCCACCCGCAGCACCTCCTTCAGCATGTATTGATAATACATTCGCCAGAATCTGCTTCATTTCACTGCGCGGTACAACCTGATCCAGCTGTCCATGTTTCAGTAGAAATTCGGCTGTCTGAAAATCTTCAGGCAGCTCCTCACCAATGGTCTGTTCAATGATCCTTCGGCCGGCGAAACCGATCAAGGCGCCCGGTTCTGCAAAATTGTAATCGCCAAGAGAGGCAAAACTGGCGGAAACACCACCCGTCGTTGGGTGGGTCATGACCGAAATATAAAGTCCGTCGTGTTTACTAAAAATTTTCAGTGCAGCACTCGTTTTCGCCATCTGCATCAGGCTGAGCATGCCTTCCTGCATACGTGCGCCGCCTGATGCAGCGAAAATAAGCAGTGGAAGCTTTTCTTTATCGGCATATTCAATCACACGGGTAATTTTTTCGCCGACCACGGAACCCATGCTGCCCATCCTGAATCCCTTGTCCATAATCGCGACAGCAGCATTTAATCCTTCGATTCTGCCTCTTCCTGTCAGCACCGCTTCGTTCATTTTTGTTTTCAGTCTGTCTTTCTCAAGCTTATTCATATAGTTTGGAAACTGCAGTGGATTTTTTGAAATCATGTCTTTATCAAACTCTTCAAAAGAACCGCTGTCAAAAATCATCTCCACGCGGTCAAATGCCCCGAGAGGATAATGATACCCGCAGGACTGGCAGACATACAGATGCTTTTTTAATTCTTTGACGTACATGATTTTCTTGCACTTCGGACATTTCATGACAATGCCTTCAGGAACATCCTGTCTGGCCTGCGCCGAAGGAACCGTGGCATACTTTTTCTTTTTAACAAAAAAATCCTTTATCAAGTATATCACCCTCTATCTTGTTCAAGATAAAATTGCAGGCATCTCACCGACAATTCATTTTTTCTTCACTGATTATTCATTGAATCGTCGATTGTTTCCACCATATTTCGCAGTTTTTCGACTGAATTATCAAATTGCTAAAATAATGCCATATGGATCAGGGAGCCTTTTTGTGGCGGCTTACTAGCATGACGAAACGCTCCCAAACTTCATTATTATAACAGAGGAGCCCACAAATATTAAGAAAAAATCCTGCCGGACCTGATTGACACATTTTCTGTGCCAAGCAGTCTGCGCATATTTTCTATAAAGTCACGATTCAGTGAAACCGAAAATTGAGGAGCCAGGGCCATCGTTTTCCCATCGCGTTCATAATAAAGAACTACCCGGTGGATGCCATTGGCGTTTCCTATGGCCGTTTTCAGCTGAACTAATATTTCCGGGCGATGATGTTTCCTGTCGATTTTAAAAAAGAGGACAGCATTCTTCTTTTGTAAGTAATTCTGTAAAGTTTCCGCACGTACGACGTTAAGCTGGAGGCCTTCTTTCCTCTTTTTTTCGGATATACTGGCTTCAATAACCAACAGCCAGTCATTTTGGAGGATATTTTGATTTTTTTCAAAACACGCCGGGAAACAGACCGCATCTGCGGTTCCGGACTCATCGCTCAATGTCAGAAAAGCCATGGACTGGCCTGCTTTCGTCCGAATTATTTTCGACTCCTCCACCAGCACGGCAAGATATACTATCCGGGATTGATGGGATTGATCCATCCGACCAGCCTGCCCGATCGTCAAAAATCCGGGAGGCATCCCTTTCCTGAACCGTTCCAGTGGATGGGAAGACAAATACATGCCGAGTGCTTCCCGCTCATAGTGAAGTTTTTCCTTGGACGTCAGAGGAGGGACTTGCGTATAATCCTCTTCCCTGCTATCCGTCAGCCGCAGCGTCCCCTGGCCGGCAATATTCTTCTGTTCTTCTTCCCCCGAGCGGATCGCAAGGTCAAGCGTTGCCAGTAAAACTGCCCGATCCGTTCCGAATTCATCCATCGCCCCTGCAAAGATCATTGATTCAATGGCCTTCCTGTTCACCTTGCGTAACGACACTCTTCGGCAGAAATCATAGAGTCCCTGGTAGGCACCGCCTGTTTCACGCTGGTTCAAGATTTCATCAATCGCGCCTCCACCCAGATTTTTTATCGCTGAAAGGCCGAAACGTATTGCTCGTCCTGAAGGCTCGAAGGTTTTAAAGCTCTGATTAACCGATGGAGCAAGCAGTGCGATTTCCGATCTGCGTATTTCCTGCACAGCGGCATTCATTTTATCAGGATTCCCGGATATGCTTGAGAGGTGGCAAGCCATAAATGCCTGAGGATAGTGAGCTTTCAGATAGGCCAGCCGGTAGGACACGAAACCGTAGGCCACGGCATGCGACCGATTGAATCCATAATTTGCAAAACGGACAATCAGATCAAAAATCTGGCTGGCAGTTTCCAGGCTGTAATTATTTTTCTGGCTGCCACTGAGAAAGTCTTTTTTCTGATCTTCCAGCATGTTTCTTTTCTTTTTCGCCACGGCCCGCCGCAGAATATCCGCCTGACCGAGTGAATAGCCCGCCATTTTTACGGCAATCTGCATGATTTGTTCCTGGTACACAATCACACCGTAAGTCGGTGCAAGTATCTCCTCCAGATCAGGGTGCGGATAGATGACCGGTTCATCCCCGTGCTTCCGTCTGATATAACGATCAATGAATTGGACCGGGCCCGGCCGATACAGCGCAATAACAGCTACTACGTCCTCAAAGTCAGTAGGTTTCAACTTGCGCAGAACCTGTCTCATCCCTTCGGATTCAAGCTGAAAAACTCCGGTCGTCTCGCCAAGCCCAAGCATCCTAAATGTCGCCGGATCCTCCGCGGGGATCATTTCTGCTGTGAGCCGCTTCACGGAAAGAAC
This genomic window contains:
- the accD gene encoding acetyl-CoA carboxylase, carboxyltransferase subunit beta, translating into MIKDFFVKKKKYATVPSAQARQDVPEGIVMKCPKCKKIMYVKELKKHLYVCQSCGYHYPLGAFDRVEMIFDSGSFEEFDKDMISKNPLQFPNYMNKLEKDRLKTKMNEAVLTGRGRIEGLNAAVAIMDKGFRMGSMGSVVGEKITRVIEYADKEKLPLLIFAASGGARMQEGMLSLMQMAKTSAALKIFSKHDGLYISVMTHPTTGGVSASFASLGDYNFAEPGALIGFAGRRIIEQTIGEELPEDFQTAEFLLKHGQLDQVVPRSEMKQILANVLSIHAEGGAAGGTGIRV
- the pfkA gene encoding 6-phosphofructokinase; protein product: MKKIGVLTSGGDAPGMNAAIRAVVRAGIYRGVEVYGVYHGYKGLITGNIKKLGVADVGDIVQRGGTILYTARCEEFKTEEGRAIAIEQLKKFGIEGLVVIGGDGSFMGGVKLTQLGFPTIGIPGTIDNDIPETDFTLGFDTALNTIIDAIDKIRDTATSHERRFIIEVMGRGCGDLALWAGLADGAETIMIPEKKEDINTIVERLNRGIERGKKHNIIVVAEGVGSAYEIAKEIKSKANMDTRVTVLGHVQRGGSPTAFDRVLASRMGSKAVELLLSGEKGKMIAIQNNKIVAHDILDLLTKKHQFDESLYQLAKELSI
- the accA gene encoding acetyl-CoA carboxylase carboxyl transferase subunit alpha codes for the protein MGPELEFEKPINELKDKITELKQFMDEKNIDLSDELNHLQDRLAELEKETYSNMTPWERVQIARDLQRPTTLDYIPLLFNDFVECHGDRLYGDDAAIVAGIAKFHSHPVTVIGEQRGRDTKENLKRNFGMPHPEGYRKALRLMKQAEKFHRPIVTFIDTKGAFPGKAAEERGQSEAIARNLFEMSWLTVPVISVVIGEGASGGALAIGVGNKMLMLENSWYSVISPEGAAALLWKDAGQAEKAAESMKITGSDLKKLGIIDKLIPEVLGGAHHDPKRQSEFIDEALCETLSELDGMTGEQIREQRLAKYRAIGDFDTIQGHAANHSAFSYLSIKQ
- the dnaE gene encoding DNA polymerase III subunit alpha encodes the protein MPFAHLHVYSEYSLLNSTCRIGELVERAKKEGQLSLALTDKNVLYGVIPFYNACKKAGIHPVIGMELSIAAGTGDDHLNRNGQDTGAIVLLAENHAGYVHLVKLASLVQCQKERCVEISSIAGYSEGLIALSGGRDGIIDLLLSKGKVQQAEMIAKQFRAMFPGRFYLECQRRGSVRGDQTEQAKRTLGRSLSLSLVATNSIQYLDAGDARAFSCLRCIDSGAKLEDDLINEKADSDFKSSAEMGRRFSDMPEAIEISGQIAEECHLDFSFGRMRLPAFPVPEGKTSEQVLREQCEHGLLQKYPVITEQVRQRLEKELAIIGQMGFNDYFLIVSDLIRHARESGYTPGPGRGSAAGSLVAYILAITEVDPLKYHLLFERFLNPERITMPDIDMDFPDVDRDKMIVYACEKYGKDHVAQIITFGTLAAKASIRDVGRVLNSDPRLVDRMAHLIPSLPKMTFEKALKESPKLQAMIRDSEDAAALFNLAKQIEGLPRHTSIHAAGVVFSDNPMTDTVPVQEGHDGIPVTQYPMEVLESLGLLKIDFLSLRNLTFLREVIRRVSVLSVKRLTAEMIPAEDPATFRMLGLGETTGVFQLESEGMRQVLRKLKPTDFEDVVAVIALYRPGPVQFIDRYIRRKHGDEPVIYPHPDLEEILAPTYGVIVYQEQIMQIAVKMAGYSLGQADILRRAVAKKKRNMLEDQKKDFLSGSQKNNYSLETASQIFDLIVRFANYGFNRSHAVAYGFVSYRLAYLKAHYPQAFMACHLSSISGNPDKMNAAVQEIRRSEIALLAPSVNQSFKTFEPSGRAIRFGLSAIKNLGGGAIDEILNQRETGGAYQGLYDFCRRVSLRKVNRKAIESMIFAGAMDEFGTDRAVLLATLDLAIRSGEEEQKNIAGQGTLRLTDSREEDYTQVPPLTSKEKLHYEREALGMYLSSHPLERFRKGMPPGFLTIGQAGRMDQSHQSRIVYLAVLVEESKIIRTKAGQSMAFLTLSDESGTADAVCFPACFEKNQNILQNDWLLVIEASISEKKRKEGLQLNVVRAETLQNYLQKKNAVLFFKIDRKHHRPEILVQLKTAIGNANGIHRVVLYYERDGKTMALAPQFSVSLNRDFIENMRRLLGTENVSIRSGRIFS